In the Macadamia integrifolia cultivar HAES 741 unplaced genomic scaffold, SCU_Mint_v3 scaffold1645, whole genome shotgun sequence genome, one interval contains:
- the LOC122064431 gene encoding leucine-rich repeat extensin-like protein 1: MAQLWLLLAFALATNVAANVASLTPFSPSPSPPSPSPLTLPPVTNFYKSPPPPSLSPSPPPSHSPTYHEPQSPSPSQSPSSPSPIPPYNKSPLSPSSPPSYYKNIPRPSPSFSSPPPPYYYKSPPSTFPSPYSPPLPSPTPCNSPIPTPLPASVPPSVVQPPTYRLRSPPPPPHYYKSSPPPPTQPPPFSPSPSPIVY; the protein is encoded by the coding sequence ATGGCACAGCTTTGGCTTCTCTTGGCGTTTGCTTTGGCCACAAATGTTGCAGCAAATGTAGCTTCTTTAACCCCTTTCtcaccatctccatctccaccatctccttcaccGTTAACACTACCTCCTGTGACCAATTTCTACAAatctccaccaccaccttctctttctccatcaccaccaccatcacatTCACCAACTTACCATGAGCCACAAAGTCCATCACCATCACAAAGTCCTTCATCCCCATCACCTATACCTCCATATAATAAATCACCATTGTCACCATCATCACCACCTTCTTATTACAAGAATATACCACGACCCTCGCCCTCTTTttcatctcctcctcctccttacTACTACAAATCACCACCTTCAACATTTCCATCTCCATATTCTCCTCCTCTGCCCTCACCAACTCCTTGCAACTCACCAATTCCTACACCATTGCCAGCATCAGTCCCTCCATCGGTTGTGCAGCCTCCTACTTATCGTCTCAggtctcctcctcctccaccacaTTACTACAagtcatcaccaccaccaccaacacaaCCACCACCATTCTCACCATCTCCATCTCCTATTGTTTACTAG